One stretch of Agelaius phoeniceus isolate bAgePho1 chromosome 15, bAgePho1.hap1, whole genome shotgun sequence DNA includes these proteins:
- the SEPTIN8 gene encoding septin-8 isoform X3, translating to MAATDLERFSNEEKRNLSLGGHVGFDSLPDQLVSKSVTQGFSFNILCVGETGIGKSTLMNTLFNTTFETEEASHYESAVRLRPRTYDLQESNVHLKLTIVDAVGFGDQINKDERPIVEYIDTQFENYLQEELKIRRSLFNYHDTRIHVCLYFITPTGHSLKSLDLVTMKKLDSKVNIIPIIAKADTISKSELHKFKIKIMSELVSNGVQIYQFPTDDEAVAEINSVMNAHLPFAVVGSTEEVKVGNKLVRARQYPWGVVQVENESHCDFVKLREMLIRVNMEDLREQTHTRHYELYRRCKLEEMGFKDTDPDSQPFSLQETYETKRKEFLGELQRKEEEMRQMFVNKVKETEAELKEKERELHEKFEHLKRIHQEEKRKVEEKRKELEEEMNAFNRRKVAVETLQSQSLQATSQQPLKKDKDKKK from the exons ATGGCCGCCACCGACCTGGAGCGCTTCTCG AATGAAGAGAAGAGGAACCTGTCCCTGGGGGGCCATGTGGGCTTCGACAGCCTCCCGGATCAGCTGGTCAGCAAGTCTGTCACACAAGGCTTCAGCTTCAACATCCTCTGTGTGG GTGAGACTGGCATTGGGAAGTCCACGCTGATGAACACCCTGTTCAACACCACCTTTGAGACGGAGGAAGCCAGCCACTACGAGAGCGCCGTGCGCCTGCGCCCGCGCACCTACGACCTGCAGGAGAGCAACGTGCACCTGAAGCTGACCATCGTGGATGCAGTTGGATTTGGGGATCAGATCAATAAGGACGAAAG GCCAATCGTAGAGTACATTGATACGCAGTTTGAAAACTATTTGCAAGAGGAGCTGAAAATCCGCCGATCTCTGTTCAACTACCATGACACAAGGATCCACGTCTGCCTCTACTTCATCACCCCCACCGGGCACTCACTCAAGTCCTTGGACCTGGTGACAATGAAGAAGCTGGATAGCAAG GTGAACATCATCCCCATCATTGCCAAAGCAGACACCATCTCCAAGAGCGAGCTGCACAAGTTCAAGATCAAGATCATGAGCGAGCTGGTCAGCAATGGGGTGCAGATCTACCAGTTCCCCACGGACGACGAGGCCGTGGCTGAGATCAACTCTGTGATGAAT GCTCATCTGCCCTTTGCTGTGGTCGGCAGCACGGAGGAGGTGAAGGTTGGGAACAAGTTGGTGCGAGCTCGGCAGTACCCCTGGGGAGTGGTGCAAG TGGAGAATGAGAGTCACTGTGACTTTGTGAAGCTGAGGGAGATGCTGATCCGGGTGAACATGGAGGACCTGCGGGAGCAGACCCACACCCGCCACTACGAGCTCTACCGCAGGTGCAAGCTGGAGGAGATGGGCTTCAAGGACACAGATCCAGACAGCCAGCCCTTCAG CCTCCAAGAAACATACGAGACCAAAAGGAAAGAGTTCTTGGGTGAGCTCcagaggaaagaggaagaaatgagACAAATGTTTGTTAACAAAGTCAAGGAGacagaggcagagctgaaggagaaggagagagag CTGCATGAGAAGTTTGAGCACTTAAAAAGGATACAccaggaagagaaaaggaaggtggaggagaagaggaaggagctggaggaagaGATGAACGCCTTCAACAGGCGGAAAGTGGCAGTGGAAACCTTGCAGTCCCAATCCTTGCAGGCTacctcacagcagccactgaAGAAGGACAAAGACAAGAAAAAGTAA
- the SEPTIN8 gene encoding septin-8 isoform X2, with the protein MAATDLERFSNEEKRNLSLGGHVGFDSLPDQLVSKSVTQGFSFNILCVGETGIGKSTLMNTLFNTTFETEEASHYESAVRLRPRTYDLQESNVHLKLTIVDAVGFGDQINKDESYRPIVEYIDTQFENYLQEELKIRRSLFNYHDTRIHVCLYFITPTGHSLKSLDLVTMKKLDSKVNIIPIIAKADTISKSELHKFKIKIMSELVSNGVQIYQFPTDDEAVAEINSVMNAHLPFAVVGSTEEVKVGNKLVRARQYPWGVVQVENESHCDFVKLREMLIRVNMEDLREQTHTRHYELYRRCKLEEMGFKDTDPDSQPFSLQETYETKRKEFLGELQRKEEEMRQMFVNKVKETEAELKEKERELHEKFEHLKRIHQEEKRKVEEKRKELEEEMNAFNRRKVAVETLQSQSLQATSQQPLKKDKDKKN; encoded by the exons ATGGCCGCCACCGACCTGGAGCGCTTCTCG AATGAAGAGAAGAGGAACCTGTCCCTGGGGGGCCATGTGGGCTTCGACAGCCTCCCGGATCAGCTGGTCAGCAAGTCTGTCACACAAGGCTTCAGCTTCAACATCCTCTGTGTGG GTGAGACTGGCATTGGGAAGTCCACGCTGATGAACACCCTGTTCAACACCACCTTTGAGACGGAGGAAGCCAGCCACTACGAGAGCGCCGTGCGCCTGCGCCCGCGCACCTACGACCTGCAGGAGAGCAACGTGCACCTGAAGCTGACCATCGTGGATGCAGTTGGATTTGGGGATCAGATCAATAAGGACGAAAG TTACAGGCCAATCGTAGAGTACATTGATACGCAGTTTGAAAACTATTTGCAAGAGGAGCTGAAAATCCGCCGATCTCTGTTCAACTACCATGACACAAGGATCCACGTCTGCCTCTACTTCATCACCCCCACCGGGCACTCACTCAAGTCCTTGGACCTGGTGACAATGAAGAAGCTGGATAGCAAG GTGAACATCATCCCCATCATTGCCAAAGCAGACACCATCTCCAAGAGCGAGCTGCACAAGTTCAAGATCAAGATCATGAGCGAGCTGGTCAGCAATGGGGTGCAGATCTACCAGTTCCCCACGGACGACGAGGCCGTGGCTGAGATCAACTCTGTGATGAAT GCTCATCTGCCCTTTGCTGTGGTCGGCAGCACGGAGGAGGTGAAGGTTGGGAACAAGTTGGTGCGAGCTCGGCAGTACCCCTGGGGAGTGGTGCAAG TGGAGAATGAGAGTCACTGTGACTTTGTGAAGCTGAGGGAGATGCTGATCCGGGTGAACATGGAGGACCTGCGGGAGCAGACCCACACCCGCCACTACGAGCTCTACCGCAGGTGCAAGCTGGAGGAGATGGGCTTCAAGGACACAGATCCAGACAGCCAGCCCTTCAG CCTCCAAGAAACATACGAGACCAAAAGGAAAGAGTTCTTGGGTGAGCTCcagaggaaagaggaagaaatgagACAAATGTTTGTTAACAAAGTCAAGGAGacagaggcagagctgaaggagaaggagagagag CTGCATGAGAAGTTTGAGCACTTAAAAAGGATACAccaggaagagaaaaggaaggtggaggagaagaggaaggagctggaggaagaGATGAACGCCTTCAACAGGCGGAAAGTGGCAGTGGAAACCTTGCAGTCCCAATCCTTGCAGGCTacctcacagcagccactgaAGAAGGACAAAGACAAGAAAAA ttAA
- the SEPTIN8 gene encoding septin-8 isoform X1, with protein MAATDLERFSNEEKRNLSLGGHVGFDSLPDQLVSKSVTQGFSFNILCVGETGIGKSTLMNTLFNTTFETEEASHYESAVRLRPRTYDLQESNVHLKLTIVDAVGFGDQINKDESYRPIVEYIDTQFENYLQEELKIRRSLFNYHDTRIHVCLYFITPTGHSLKSLDLVTMKKLDSKVNIIPIIAKADTISKSELHKFKIKIMSELVSNGVQIYQFPTDDEAVAEINSVMNAHLPFAVVGSTEEVKVGNKLVRARQYPWGVVQVENESHCDFVKLREMLIRVNMEDLREQTHTRHYELYRRCKLEEMGFKDTDPDSQPFSLQETYETKRKEFLGELQRKEEEMRQMFVNKVKETEAELKEKERELHEKFEHLKRIHQEEKRKVEEKRKELEEEMNAFNRRKVAVETLQSQSLQATSQQPLKKDKDKKNFFSLPSAYSITTGRYVN; from the exons ATGGCCGCCACCGACCTGGAGCGCTTCTCG AATGAAGAGAAGAGGAACCTGTCCCTGGGGGGCCATGTGGGCTTCGACAGCCTCCCGGATCAGCTGGTCAGCAAGTCTGTCACACAAGGCTTCAGCTTCAACATCCTCTGTGTGG GTGAGACTGGCATTGGGAAGTCCACGCTGATGAACACCCTGTTCAACACCACCTTTGAGACGGAGGAAGCCAGCCACTACGAGAGCGCCGTGCGCCTGCGCCCGCGCACCTACGACCTGCAGGAGAGCAACGTGCACCTGAAGCTGACCATCGTGGATGCAGTTGGATTTGGGGATCAGATCAATAAGGACGAAAG TTACAGGCCAATCGTAGAGTACATTGATACGCAGTTTGAAAACTATTTGCAAGAGGAGCTGAAAATCCGCCGATCTCTGTTCAACTACCATGACACAAGGATCCACGTCTGCCTCTACTTCATCACCCCCACCGGGCACTCACTCAAGTCCTTGGACCTGGTGACAATGAAGAAGCTGGATAGCAAG GTGAACATCATCCCCATCATTGCCAAAGCAGACACCATCTCCAAGAGCGAGCTGCACAAGTTCAAGATCAAGATCATGAGCGAGCTGGTCAGCAATGGGGTGCAGATCTACCAGTTCCCCACGGACGACGAGGCCGTGGCTGAGATCAACTCTGTGATGAAT GCTCATCTGCCCTTTGCTGTGGTCGGCAGCACGGAGGAGGTGAAGGTTGGGAACAAGTTGGTGCGAGCTCGGCAGTACCCCTGGGGAGTGGTGCAAG TGGAGAATGAGAGTCACTGTGACTTTGTGAAGCTGAGGGAGATGCTGATCCGGGTGAACATGGAGGACCTGCGGGAGCAGACCCACACCCGCCACTACGAGCTCTACCGCAGGTGCAAGCTGGAGGAGATGGGCTTCAAGGACACAGATCCAGACAGCCAGCCCTTCAG CCTCCAAGAAACATACGAGACCAAAAGGAAAGAGTTCTTGGGTGAGCTCcagaggaaagaggaagaaatgagACAAATGTTTGTTAACAAAGTCAAGGAGacagaggcagagctgaaggagaaggagagagag CTGCATGAGAAGTTTGAGCACTTAAAAAGGATACAccaggaagagaaaaggaaggtggaggagaagaggaaggagctggaggaagaGATGAACGCCTTCAACAGGCGGAAAGTGGCAGTGGAAACCTTGCAGTCCCAATCCTTGCAGGCTacctcacagcagccactgaAGAAGGACAAAGACAAGAAAAA